Part of the Syntrophorhabdaceae bacterium genome, AATGGATTGAACTGGGACGCGGTCTGTGTTACGCGGGAGCAGGCCTGGCATTTGGTTTGGGAGGATGCGGCTCGGCATGGGGTATCGCAATTGCGGCGCATCAGTGTGCAGGGGTTCTTCGTGAAAAACCCGAACTCTTTGGCCGCATGCTCATCATGCTTGCCCTGCCCGGAACACAGGGATTCTACGGATTTATTGCTGCGATCCTTATGATGACGCAGACAGGACTCATCGGCGGGTCGGTCCTGAAAATCACCCTGGGAACCGGTTTCGCATTGTTTTTTATCGGTCTCGGGTGCGGTCTGGCCCTCTTGATCTCTGCGATCAAGCAAGGTGAGGCATCCGCCGCGGGCATATCACTTATTGCCAGAAGACCGGAGGCTGCCGGGCGGGCTATTCTGTTTCCGGCCTTTGTCGAAACATATGCCGTTGTTGCGCTTCTTGCGACTGTTCTTTTTATCATATTCCTTACGCAACCACTTGCCATTAAGTCTCTTGGTCTGTAAGAAACGAGGTGTGTTGAGATTATGGGCTTAGAAAAGATCCGGGAAGCAGTGTTATCGAATGCCAGAAAAGAGGCTGCCCGTATTGTTGAAAATGCGAAGAAGCATACTAATGCACTCTTCGCTGCCAGGAAAGAAGAGATCGCCCGGGAGATCGAGCGATCTTATCAGGCACGCACTGCAGCAATAGAGGACGAGTTCAACCGGAAACTCATCCAGTTCAAAGGCATTGCGAATAAACAGGTTCTCGAGAAGCGCAATCTGCTGCTTCGTTCCCTTTTTCAAACGGCTATGGAAGAGATATTGAACTGGCCGGACGATAAGTATGGAGAACTCATGGGGCGTCTTGTCGAGAAAGCTGCGGGCGGATCGGGGGGAAAACTTCGTGTTCACAACGGGGAGAAACAGCGTTTTGCCGGGATACTTTCCGATGTCAACAAACCGAGAAACCCGGAAGCCAGGATCGTCCTGGATGAGACGGACTGGCTGCATGAACCCGGTGGATTTGTTTTCATCGGGGAAGACTATGAGGTTGATCAGACGCTCGGCACTATTCTGAAAGATATCGAGGCAGAGGCAATGCCGTTTATTGCAAAAGAATTGTTTTCAGGATAACGGACAATGTTTCCAAAGATACCAAATATTCCACAGTGGGGTTTTGTGTCAGGAAGGATAAGCGCCCTCGAAGACCATTTCCTGCCAAG contains:
- a CDS encoding V-type ATP synthase subunit K codes for the protein MSPEWIELGRGLCYAGAGLAFGLGGCGSAWGIAIAAHQCAGVLREKPELFGRMLIMLALPGTQGFYGFIAAILMMTQTGLIGGSVLKITLGTGFALFFIGLGCGLALLISAIKQGEASAAGISLIARRPEAAGRAILFPAFVETYAVVALLATVLFIIFLTQPLAIKSLGL
- a CDS encoding V-type ATP synthase subunit E, which gives rise to MGLEKIREAVLSNARKEAARIVENAKKHTNALFAARKEEIAREIERSYQARTAAIEDEFNRKLIQFKGIANKQVLEKRNLLLRSLFQTAMEEILNWPDDKYGELMGRLVEKAAGGSGGKLRVHNGEKQRFAGILSDVNKPRNPEARIVLDETDWLHEPGGFVFIGEDYEVDQTLGTILKDIEAEAMPFIAKELFSG